A stretch of the Panicum virgatum strain AP13 chromosome 9N, P.virgatum_v5, whole genome shotgun sequence genome encodes the following:
- the LOC120692186 gene encoding pentatricopeptide repeat-containing protein At1g62350-like, translated as MLPRLLLPHRHRLLFRTLPWAAAEADLHQRLCSTSAASSPSLSIWRRKKEMGKEGLMAVAQLKRLAALPPAGGHPRLEQFMRSHVSRLLRTDLLAVLAELLRQDHVILSMKIYGVVRKEIWYRPDMYFYRDMLYMLARNKKVDETRQVWADLKSEDVLFDQHTYGDIVRAFCDAGLIDLAMEIYEDMRNSPEPPLSLPFRVILKGLVPYPELREKIKQDFLELFPDMIVYDPPDSLSDVDDEFKFKF; from the exons ATGCTTCCCCGtctcctcctcccgcaccgCCATCGCCTCCTCTTCCGAACCCtgccctgggccgccgccgaggctgaCCTCCACCAGAGGTTATGCTCCACGTCTGCCGCGTCGAGCCCGAGCCTATCGATATGGCGGCGGAAGAAGGAGATGGGGAAGGAGGGCCTCATGGCGGTGGCGCAGCTCAAGCGGCTCGCGGCGCTTCCTCCGGCCGGGGGCCACCCGCGCCTGGAGCAGTTCATGCGCTCGCACGTGTCGCGGCTCCTCCGCACCGACCtgctcgccgtcctcgccgagctGCTCCGCCAGGACCACGTCATCCTCTCCATGAAG ATATATGGTGTTGTGCGGAAAGAAATCTGGTACCGTCCTGACATGTACTTCTACCGAGACATGCTGTACATGCTAGCAAGGAACAAGAAGGTTGATGAGACGAGGCAGGTCTGGGCCGATCTCAAGTCTGAAGACGTGCTATTCGATCAGCACACCTACGGCGACATTGTGAGAGCCTTCTGCGATGCCGGCTTAATTGATCTGGCGATGGAAATCTACGAGGACATGAGAAACTCCCCCGAGCCACCCCTCTCGCTGCCATTCCGTGTAATCCTGAAAGGGCTGGTCCCGTACCCTGAACTGAGGGAGAAGATAAAGCAGGATTTTCTGGAGCTTTTCCCCGATATGATTGTATACGACCCGCCAGATAGCTTGTCAGATGTAGACGATGAATTCAAGTTTAAGTTTTGA